One segment of Theobroma cacao cultivar B97-61/B2 chromosome 9, Criollo_cocoa_genome_V2, whole genome shotgun sequence DNA contains the following:
- the LOC18590552 gene encoding DExH-box ATP-dependent RNA helicase DExH11 isoform X5, with amino-acid sequence MKPIQAANGFSFRVGFSGHSGHLRVEPLYTEERDNPIKTLPDFVLPPAFPRETPESIKEHIKEKYLLPRLDDEAFSPEKAGRQWDFDWFERVKIPLEPSLPRTVMVPVWELPFRRCKGGSVEGKWEPNSLQVDVSELIVGGQASGSFPHTVGGAAKDFVRGSINNRPFRPGGLEDQSVERILPDGACNGEWVSEVLNGGPVQTIPPGFKQGLNLGDLTAHPCLWNVYKDRISLNNTSVEKVSELSVQFDDLFKKAWEEDVTEFEKDGHSTESDSVKSEAEANQADVLNSLDTGSSALDEILSVEAERLDEKSDGGGQQQKEAWAVSGGSEGIADHFYELVPDMAIEYPFELDTFQKEAIYYLEKGESVFVAAHTSAGKTVVAEYAFALASKHCTRAVYTAPIKTISNQKYRDFCGKFDVGLLTGDVSLRPEASCLIMTTEILRSMLYRGADIIRDIEWVIFDEVHYVNDVERGVVWEEVIIMLPKHINIILLSATVPNTIEFADWIGRTKQKKIRVTGTTKRPVPLEHCLFYSGELYKICESETFISLGLKAAKDAYKKKNSNAISGGTASYTGSSAVHDGARGQKREISNRGKQNKHSGPQNLGHYSGTGWGNQGSGGGQNSWGSRRSAWLMLIDKLSKQSLLPVVIFGFSKNQCDKSADSISGTDLTSSSEKSEIRVFCDKAFSRLKGSDRNLPQVVRVQNLLCRGIGVHHAGLLPIVKEVVEMLFCRGVIKVLFSTETFAMGVNAPARTVVFDTLRKFDGKEFRQLLPGEYTQMAGRAGRRGLDKTGTVIVMCRDEIPEERDLKHVITGTPTNLESQFRLTYIMILHLLRVEELKVEDMLKRSFSEFHAQKKLPEQQQRLLRKLAQPKKTIECIKGEPAIEEYYEMHAEAEEHYRQISNAVMQSPVAQQFLTVGRVVVVKSQSAHDHLLGVVVKSPSANNKQYIVQVLKPDVPLMTQTPSSSSNLQDKRSADFQQGYVLLPKAKRGLEEDYRLSTGPRKGSGIINIKLPHHGAAAGVSFEVRETDNTEFLCICNSKIKVEQVGILEYGSDTAFSNAVQQLLKLKSNGNKYPPALDPIKDLKLKDMDLVQKYYKWTHLLQKMSENKCHECIKLEEHIKLAREIKKHKDEVNALEFQLSNEALQQMPEFQGRIDVLKEIGCIDEDHVVQLKGRVACEMNSGEELICTECLFENQLDDLEPEEAVALMSAFVFQQKNTSEPSLTSKLSQAKKKIV; translated from the exons ATGAAACCGATCCAAGCAGCAAACGGATTCAGTTTCCGAGTCGGATTCTCCGGCCACAGCGGCCACCTCAGAGTCGAGCCTCTCTACACCGAGGAGCGCGATAACCCTATTAAAACTCTCCCCGACTTTGTTCTc CCACCTGCATTTCCCAGGGAAACACCGGAATCGATTAAGGAACATATAAAGGAGAAATATCTTTTGCCAAGATTGGACGATGAAGCTTTTTCTCCAGAAAAAGCTGGAAGGCAATGGGATTTTGACTGGTTTGAAAGGGTAAAAATACCATTGGAGCCATCATTGCCAAGAACTGTTATGGTTCCAGTCTGGGAGTTACCCTTCAGACGGTGCAAAGGGGGATCAGTTGAAGGAAAGTGGGAACCTAATTCATTGCAG GTGGATGTATCAGAACTAATAGTTGGGGGTCAAGCTTCTGGTTCTTTTCCACACACGGTTGGTGGTGCTGCCAAGGATTTTGTAAGAGGAAGCATTAATAACCGACCTTTTCGTCCAGGAGGCTTGGAGGATCAATCTGTAGAGAGGATTCTTCCGGATGGTGCATGTAATGGTGAGTGGGTTAGTGAGGTGCTAAATGGTGGTCCTGTTCAAACAATTCCTCCAGGCTTTAAGCAAGGGTTAAACCTTGGTGATCTTACG GCACATCCTTGCTTATGGAATGTTTACAAGGACCGAATTTCACTCAATAACACATCAGTTGAAAAGGTG AGTGAGTTGTCTGTACAATTTGACGACTTGTTCAAGAAAGCTTGGGAAGAGGATGTTACAGAATTTGAGAAAGATG GGCATTCAACAGAATCAGATTCTGTTAAGTCAGAAGCTGAGGCGAACCAGGCTGATGTTCTCAACAGTCTTGATACTGGATCATCTgctttggatgaaattttatcaGTTGAAGCAGAAAGATTAGATGAGAAAAGTGATGGGGGTGGTCAGCAACAAAAGGAG GCTTGGGCTGTTAGTGGAGGTAGTGAAGGGATTGCTGATCACTTTTACGAACTAGTTCCTGACATGGCAATTGAATATCCTTTTGAATTGGATACATTCCAGAAGGAG GCTATTTATTATTTGGAAAAGGGGGAGTCTGTTTTTGTGGCGGCTCATACATCTGCTGGAAAAACAGTTGTTGCAGAATATGCATTTGCTTTGGCGTCAAAA CATTGCACTAGAGCTGTGTATACAGCTCCAATTAAAACAATCAGCAATCAGAAGTATAGAGATTTCTGTGGGAAATTTGATGTTGGTCTTCTTACTGGTGATGTTAGTTTGAGACCTGAGGCTTCTTGTCTCATCATGACGACTGAAATATTAAGGTCAATGCTTTATCGGGGTGCGGATATTATTCGCGATATTGAATGG GTTATATTTGATGAGGTGCACTACGTGAATGATGTTGAAAGAGGCGTGGTTTGGGAAGAGGTCATAATCATGCTTCCAAAACATATTAACATCATCCTCCTTTCAGCCACG GTGCCGAATACAATTGAATTTGCTGATTGGATTGGTCGGAcgaagcaaaaaaaaattcgtGTCACTGG GACAACAAAAAGACCAGTCCCACTGGAGCATTGCCTGTTTTATTCTGGAGAACTTTACAAAATATGTGAAAGTGAAACTTTTATATCATTGGGACTAAAGGCTGCCAAAGATGcatacaagaaaaagaattccAATGCAATTAGTGGTGGTACTGCTTCGTATACTGGTTCTTCTGCAGTTCATGATGGGGCTCGAGGTCAGAAACGTGAAATTTCTAACCGAGGGAAACAAAATAAGCATTCTGGTCCACAAAATTTGGGGCACTATTCTGGGACAGGTTGGGGGAATCAAGGCAGTGGAGGTGGCCAGAATAGTTGGGGATCTAGGAGATCAGCATGGTTGATGCTTATTGACAAGCTTTCAAAGCAGTCACTATTACCT GTGGTTATATTTGGTTTCTCAAAGAACCAATGTGATAAATCAGCTGACAGCATCTCTGGGACTGACCTCACTAGTAGTTCTGAGAAAAGTGAGATCCGTGTTTTTTGTGATAAAGCTTTTTCACGGCTTAAGGGATCTGATCGCAATTTACCTCAG GTTGTCAGAGTTCAGAACCTTCTTTGCAGAGGAATTGGTGTGCATCATGCAGGTTTGCTTCCAATTGTCAAGGAAGTTGTTGAAATGCTCTTCTGTCGAGGTGTGATTAAG GTTTTGTTTTCAACAGAGACATTTGCCATGGGTGTTAATGCTCCAGCCAGAACG GTTGTCTTTGATACATTAAGGAAGTTTGATGGCAAGGAATTTAGACAGTTACTCCCTGGGGAATACACTCAAATGGCAGGTCGTGCTGGCAGAAGAGGACTTGATAAAACTGGTACAGTTATTGTGATGTGCCGTGATGAAATCCCAGAAGAGAGGGATTTGAAACATGTTATAACTGGAACTCCAACTAATCTCGAATCTCAGTTCCGATTGACATACATTATGATCCTACATCTTCTTCGTGTGGAAGAACTGAAG GTGGAGGACATGTTGAAACGGAGTTTTTCTGAATTTCATGCTCAGAAGAAACTTCCAGAGCAGCAACAACGTCTATTGCGAAAGCTTGCACAGCCAAAGAAAACTATAGA ATGTATTAAAGGTGAACCTGCAATTGAAGAGTACTATGAGATGCATGCAGAAGCCGAGGAACACTACCGACAGATATCAAATGCTGTCATGCAGTCTCCTGTTGCCCAACAATTTCTTACTGTTGGGAGAGTGGTTGTGGTGAAATCTCAGTCA GCCCACGACCATTTACTTGGAGTTGTCGTAAAATCACCTTCTGCCAATAACAAACAATATATTGTGCAAGTTCTTAAACCTGATGTGCCATTAATGACTCAAACTCCCTCAAGCAGCAGTAACTTGCAAGATAAGAGAAGTGCTGACTTCCAACAAGGTTATGTGCTGCTACCAAAAGCTAAACGTGGTCTCGAAGAAGACTACCGCTTATCTACTGGTCCACGCAAAGGATCAggtatcatcaacataaaactgCCTCACCATGGTGCTGCTGCAGGAGTGAGTTTTGAGGTCAGAGAAACTGATAATACAGAATTCTTATGCATATGCAATAGCAAGATAAAAGTCGAGCAAGTTGGGATTCTTGAATATGGTAGCGATACTGCTTTCTCTAACGCAGTTCAGCAGCTGTTGAAATTGAAATCTAATGGAAACAAATATCCTCCAGCCTTAGATCCAATTAAAG ATCTCAAATTGAAAGACATGGATCTTGTTCAAAAATACTACAAGTGGACCCACCTACTGCAAAAAATGTCAGAGAACAAATGCCACGAATGTATTAAGTTGGAGGAGCACATTAAGCTAGCTAGAGAGATTAAGAAGCATAAAGATGAAGTTAATGCTCTTGAATTTCAATTGTCTAATGAAGCGCTCCAACAGATGCCAGAATTTCAGGGCCGG ATTGATGTTCTGAAGGAAATTGGTTGTATAGATGAAGACCATGTGGTTCAATTAAAAGGTCGTGTTGCCTGTGAGATGAATTCAGGGGAGGAATTGATATGCACAGAATGTTTATTTGAGAATCAACTAGATGACCTGGAACCTGAAGAAGCGGTGGCTTTAATGTCGGCCTTCGTCTTTCAGCAGAAGAACACTTCTGAACCTTCTCTTACATCAAAACTCTCTCAGGCCAAAAAAA AGATTGTATGA
- the LOC18590552 gene encoding DExH-box ATP-dependent RNA helicase DExH11 isoform X3, with translation MKPIQAANGFSFRVGFSGHSGHLRVEPLYTEERDNPIKTLPDFVLPPAFPRETPESIKEHIKEKYLLPRLDDEAFSPEKAGRQWDFDWFERVKIPLEPSLPRTVMVPVWELPFRRCKGGSVEGKWEPNSLQVDVSELIVGGQASGSFPHTVGGAAKDFVRGSINNRPFRPGGLEDQSVERILPDGACNGEWVSEVLNGGPVQTIPPGFKQGLNLGDLTAHPCLWNVYKDRISLNNTSVEKVSELSVQFDDLFKKAWEEDVTEFEKDESDSVKSEAEANQADVLNSLDTGSSALDEILSVEAERLDEKSDGGGQQQKEAWAVSGGSEGIADHFYELVPDMAIEYPFELDTFQKEAIYYLEKGESVFVAAHTSAGKTVVAEYAFALASKHCTRAVYTAPIKTISNQKYRDFCGKFDVGLLTGDVSLRPEASCLIMTTEILRSMLYRGADIIRDIEWVIFDEVHYVNDVERGVVWEEVIIMLPKHINIILLSATVPNTIEFADWIGRTKQKKIRVTGTTKRPVPLEHCLFYSGELYKICESETFISLGLKAAKDAYKKKNSNAISGGTASYTGSSAVHDGARGQKREISNRGKQNKHSGPQNLGHYSGTGWGNQGSGGGQNSWGSRRSAWLMLIDKLSKQSLLPVVIFGFSKNQCDKSADSISGTDLTSSSEKSEIRVFCDKAFSRLKGSDRNLPQVVRVQNLLCRGIGVHHAGLLPIVKEVVEMLFCRGVIKVLFSTETFAMGVNAPARTVVFDTLRKFDGKEFRQLLPGEYTQMAGRAGRRGLDKTGTVIVMCRDEIPEERDLKHVITGTPTNLESQFRLTYIMILHLLRVEELKVEDMLKRSFSEFHAQKKLPEQQQRLLRKLAQPKKTIECIKGEPAIEEYYEMHAEAEEHYRQISNAVMQSPVAQQFLTVGRVVVVKSQSAHDHLLGVVVKSPSANNKQYIVQVLKPDVPLMTQTPSSSSNLQDKRSADFQQGYVLLPKAKRGLEEDYRLSTGPRKGSGIINIKLPHHGAAAGVSFEVRETDNTEFLCICNSKIKVEQVGILEYGSDTAFSNAVQQLLKLKSNGNKYPPALDPIKDLKLKDMDLVQKYYKWTHLLQKMSENKCHECIKLEEHIKLAREIKKHKDEVNALEFQLSNEALQQMPEFQGRIDVLKEIGCIDEDHVVQLKGRVACEMNSGEELICTECLFENQLDDLEPEEAVALMSAFVFQQKNTSEPSLTSKLSQAKKRLYDTAIKLGNLQAGFKLQITPEEYAKENLKFGLVEVVYEWAKGTPFAEICELTDVPEGLIVRTIVRLDETCREFKSAAAIMGNSSLYKKMESASNAIKRDIVFAASLYITGV, from the exons ATGAAACCGATCCAAGCAGCAAACGGATTCAGTTTCCGAGTCGGATTCTCCGGCCACAGCGGCCACCTCAGAGTCGAGCCTCTCTACACCGAGGAGCGCGATAACCCTATTAAAACTCTCCCCGACTTTGTTCTc CCACCTGCATTTCCCAGGGAAACACCGGAATCGATTAAGGAACATATAAAGGAGAAATATCTTTTGCCAAGATTGGACGATGAAGCTTTTTCTCCAGAAAAAGCTGGAAGGCAATGGGATTTTGACTGGTTTGAAAGGGTAAAAATACCATTGGAGCCATCATTGCCAAGAACTGTTATGGTTCCAGTCTGGGAGTTACCCTTCAGACGGTGCAAAGGGGGATCAGTTGAAGGAAAGTGGGAACCTAATTCATTGCAG GTGGATGTATCAGAACTAATAGTTGGGGGTCAAGCTTCTGGTTCTTTTCCACACACGGTTGGTGGTGCTGCCAAGGATTTTGTAAGAGGAAGCATTAATAACCGACCTTTTCGTCCAGGAGGCTTGGAGGATCAATCTGTAGAGAGGATTCTTCCGGATGGTGCATGTAATGGTGAGTGGGTTAGTGAGGTGCTAAATGGTGGTCCTGTTCAAACAATTCCTCCAGGCTTTAAGCAAGGGTTAAACCTTGGTGATCTTACG GCACATCCTTGCTTATGGAATGTTTACAAGGACCGAATTTCACTCAATAACACATCAGTTGAAAAGGTG AGTGAGTTGTCTGTACAATTTGACGACTTGTTCAAGAAAGCTTGGGAAGAGGATGTTACAGAATTTGAGAAAGATG AATCAGATTCTGTTAAGTCAGAAGCTGAGGCGAACCAGGCTGATGTTCTCAACAGTCTTGATACTGGATCATCTgctttggatgaaattttatcaGTTGAAGCAGAAAGATTAGATGAGAAAAGTGATGGGGGTGGTCAGCAACAAAAGGAG GCTTGGGCTGTTAGTGGAGGTAGTGAAGGGATTGCTGATCACTTTTACGAACTAGTTCCTGACATGGCAATTGAATATCCTTTTGAATTGGATACATTCCAGAAGGAG GCTATTTATTATTTGGAAAAGGGGGAGTCTGTTTTTGTGGCGGCTCATACATCTGCTGGAAAAACAGTTGTTGCAGAATATGCATTTGCTTTGGCGTCAAAA CATTGCACTAGAGCTGTGTATACAGCTCCAATTAAAACAATCAGCAATCAGAAGTATAGAGATTTCTGTGGGAAATTTGATGTTGGTCTTCTTACTGGTGATGTTAGTTTGAGACCTGAGGCTTCTTGTCTCATCATGACGACTGAAATATTAAGGTCAATGCTTTATCGGGGTGCGGATATTATTCGCGATATTGAATGG GTTATATTTGATGAGGTGCACTACGTGAATGATGTTGAAAGAGGCGTGGTTTGGGAAGAGGTCATAATCATGCTTCCAAAACATATTAACATCATCCTCCTTTCAGCCACG GTGCCGAATACAATTGAATTTGCTGATTGGATTGGTCGGAcgaagcaaaaaaaaattcgtGTCACTGG GACAACAAAAAGACCAGTCCCACTGGAGCATTGCCTGTTTTATTCTGGAGAACTTTACAAAATATGTGAAAGTGAAACTTTTATATCATTGGGACTAAAGGCTGCCAAAGATGcatacaagaaaaagaattccAATGCAATTAGTGGTGGTACTGCTTCGTATACTGGTTCTTCTGCAGTTCATGATGGGGCTCGAGGTCAGAAACGTGAAATTTCTAACCGAGGGAAACAAAATAAGCATTCTGGTCCACAAAATTTGGGGCACTATTCTGGGACAGGTTGGGGGAATCAAGGCAGTGGAGGTGGCCAGAATAGTTGGGGATCTAGGAGATCAGCATGGTTGATGCTTATTGACAAGCTTTCAAAGCAGTCACTATTACCT GTGGTTATATTTGGTTTCTCAAAGAACCAATGTGATAAATCAGCTGACAGCATCTCTGGGACTGACCTCACTAGTAGTTCTGAGAAAAGTGAGATCCGTGTTTTTTGTGATAAAGCTTTTTCACGGCTTAAGGGATCTGATCGCAATTTACCTCAG GTTGTCAGAGTTCAGAACCTTCTTTGCAGAGGAATTGGTGTGCATCATGCAGGTTTGCTTCCAATTGTCAAGGAAGTTGTTGAAATGCTCTTCTGTCGAGGTGTGATTAAG GTTTTGTTTTCAACAGAGACATTTGCCATGGGTGTTAATGCTCCAGCCAGAACG GTTGTCTTTGATACATTAAGGAAGTTTGATGGCAAGGAATTTAGACAGTTACTCCCTGGGGAATACACTCAAATGGCAGGTCGTGCTGGCAGAAGAGGACTTGATAAAACTGGTACAGTTATTGTGATGTGCCGTGATGAAATCCCAGAAGAGAGGGATTTGAAACATGTTATAACTGGAACTCCAACTAATCTCGAATCTCAGTTCCGATTGACATACATTATGATCCTACATCTTCTTCGTGTGGAAGAACTGAAG GTGGAGGACATGTTGAAACGGAGTTTTTCTGAATTTCATGCTCAGAAGAAACTTCCAGAGCAGCAACAACGTCTATTGCGAAAGCTTGCACAGCCAAAGAAAACTATAGA ATGTATTAAAGGTGAACCTGCAATTGAAGAGTACTATGAGATGCATGCAGAAGCCGAGGAACACTACCGACAGATATCAAATGCTGTCATGCAGTCTCCTGTTGCCCAACAATTTCTTACTGTTGGGAGAGTGGTTGTGGTGAAATCTCAGTCA GCCCACGACCATTTACTTGGAGTTGTCGTAAAATCACCTTCTGCCAATAACAAACAATATATTGTGCAAGTTCTTAAACCTGATGTGCCATTAATGACTCAAACTCCCTCAAGCAGCAGTAACTTGCAAGATAAGAGAAGTGCTGACTTCCAACAAGGTTATGTGCTGCTACCAAAAGCTAAACGTGGTCTCGAAGAAGACTACCGCTTATCTACTGGTCCACGCAAAGGATCAggtatcatcaacataaaactgCCTCACCATGGTGCTGCTGCAGGAGTGAGTTTTGAGGTCAGAGAAACTGATAATACAGAATTCTTATGCATATGCAATAGCAAGATAAAAGTCGAGCAAGTTGGGATTCTTGAATATGGTAGCGATACTGCTTTCTCTAACGCAGTTCAGCAGCTGTTGAAATTGAAATCTAATGGAAACAAATATCCTCCAGCCTTAGATCCAATTAAAG ATCTCAAATTGAAAGACATGGATCTTGTTCAAAAATACTACAAGTGGACCCACCTACTGCAAAAAATGTCAGAGAACAAATGCCACGAATGTATTAAGTTGGAGGAGCACATTAAGCTAGCTAGAGAGATTAAGAAGCATAAAGATGAAGTTAATGCTCTTGAATTTCAATTGTCTAATGAAGCGCTCCAACAGATGCCAGAATTTCAGGGCCGG ATTGATGTTCTGAAGGAAATTGGTTGTATAGATGAAGACCATGTGGTTCAATTAAAAGGTCGTGTTGCCTGTGAGATGAATTCAGGGGAGGAATTGATATGCACAGAATGTTTATTTGAGAATCAACTAGATGACCTGGAACCTGAAGAAGCGGTGGCTTTAATGTCGGCCTTCGTCTTTCAGCAGAAGAACACTTCTGAACCTTCTCTTACATCAAAACTCTCTCAGGCCAAAAAAAG ATTGTATGACACAGCTATAAAACTTGGTAATCTTCAAGCAGGGTTCAAATTACAAATAACACCTGAGGAGTATGCGAAAGAAAATCTCAAGTTTGGTCTTGTTGAAGTGGTGTACGAATGGGCAAAG GGAACTCCATTTGCAGAAATTTGTGAGCTCACGGATGTTCCTGAAGGCCTTATAGTGCGGACAATTGTCAGGCTGGACGAGACTTGTCGTGAATTTAAAAGTGCTGCAGCTATAATGGGTAATTCATcactttataagaaaatggaatctGCTTCCAATGCCATAAAGCGTGATATCGTCTTTGCTGCTAGTTTGTACATTACAGGAGTGTGA